A region from the Candidatus Limnocylindrales bacterium genome encodes:
- a CDS encoding dicarboxylate/amino acid:cation symporter: MSEGRLALHWKILLGLGAGAVLGLAGNLALGPDDARLLWASDNIAQPLGQIFLRLIFMVVLPLVFSALALGVVEIGDLSRLRRVGIATLLMTVLLSGASVGIGIGLVDTLEPGRQLSEQTRENLRERFASADATERAIAASKQAKPLRDVILDLIPKNPLQEMVGALDGSSPGGGMLAVMVFALLFGVAITMAPARTTALVAVLEGLYDVSMVIIAMAMKLAPVGVAGLVFALTATLGLEILSTLIGYVMVVLLALLLQATVVYSLALTLIGRVHPVRFYRSASDALVTAFGTSSSNATLPTSLRVAEEELHLPRDVSRFVLTVGSTANQNGTALYEGVTVLFLAQVFGVELSTGQQLTVVLLSILAGVGTAGVPGGSLPLVAILLLSVGIPAEGIGIILGVDRLLDMCRTALNVAGDLVIATCVNRKDDRVLAVGTNLSNQS; the protein is encoded by the coding sequence ATGAGCGAAGGCCGGCTGGCTCTGCACTGGAAGATCCTGCTCGGGCTGGGCGCCGGCGCGGTGCTCGGCCTGGCCGGCAACCTCGCGCTCGGGCCCGACGATGCGCGTCTGCTGTGGGCCAGCGACAACATCGCGCAGCCACTCGGACAGATCTTCCTGCGCCTGATCTTCATGGTCGTCCTGCCGCTTGTGTTCTCGGCGCTGGCGCTGGGCGTGGTCGAGATCGGCGACCTTTCTCGGCTGCGCCGCGTCGGCATCGCCACCCTGCTCATGACGGTCCTGCTCTCGGGCGCATCGGTCGGCATCGGGATCGGCCTGGTCGACACGCTCGAGCCGGGCCGCCAGCTGAGCGAGCAGACGCGCGAGAATCTGCGCGAGCGGTTCGCCTCGGCCGATGCCACCGAGCGCGCCATCGCCGCGAGCAAGCAGGCCAAGCCGCTGCGCGACGTCATCCTCGACCTCATTCCGAAGAACCCGCTGCAGGAGATGGTGGGCGCCCTCGATGGCAGCTCGCCGGGTGGCGGAATGCTGGCGGTGATGGTGTTCGCGCTGCTGTTCGGCGTGGCGATCACGATGGCGCCCGCGCGCACCACGGCGCTGGTCGCCGTGCTCGAGGGCCTCTACGACGTCTCGATGGTGATCATCGCGATGGCGATGAAACTGGCGCCCGTCGGCGTTGCGGGGCTGGTTTTCGCGCTGACGGCGACGCTGGGCCTGGAGATCCTCTCGACGCTGATCGGCTACGTCATGGTCGTCCTGCTGGCGCTGCTGCTGCAGGCGACCGTCGTCTACTCCCTGGCGCTCACCCTCATCGGCCGCGTGCATCCGGTGCGGTTCTACCGCAGCGCCTCGGACGCTCTGGTGACTGCCTTCGGAACCTCTTCATCGAATGCGACGCTGCCGACCTCCCTGCGGGTGGCCGAAGAGGAGCTGCACCTTCCGCGCGACGTCAGCCGGTTCGTGCTGACTGTTGGCTCAACAGCGAACCAGAATGGAACGGCGCTCTATGAGGGTGTCACCGTTCTCTTCCTGGCGCAGGTGTTCGGCGTGGAGCTGTCCACGGGACAGCAGCTTACGGTCGTCCTCCTGTCGATCCTGGCCGGAGTCGGCACGGCCGGCGTGCCCGGAGGCTCGCTTCCGCTCGTGGCCATCCTCCTGCTTTCGGTCGGCATCCCCGCCGAAGGCATCGGCATCATTCTCGGCGTTGATCGTTTGCTCGACATGTGTCGCACCGCTTTGAACGTCGCAGGCGATCTCGTCATCGCTACGTGCGTCAATCGAAAAGACGACAGGGTTCTTGCTGTCGGTACCAACCTGAGCAATCAGTCGTAG
- a CDS encoding SGNH/GDSL hydrolase family protein — protein MGSSGVRGRPRGRAWFPLLALLGASVIPYLLAEGIYALSKGSQAETSLAWSFYATRFVARRQLEPDPRDPLTVTITDLSQIEPMLEAMKANGVGVGNSPFSELKTPEASINDESGECRRQKPNLRKKVGFLRTNLFNPFDQMTFFYDADRKLPPELEAFFARYAFRTVLHTTNEHGERVTLPPVQSPRKVLVAGDSVANGIMLEDSETLASQLQSADRARQYVNLGISRAAADDIACAMDGAAERYRGSLEELLYVFCENDFDPEARYGTPEDLIAYLRDYVRRTGIARVTFLYMPYIYNSVPEVTRLRGHLQFDFPTYHDEKRRLLALAAQEGFTVVDYLDVTNEERQRAQSQFAPLALYVDQTHMSRDGVARVVPRLLGRGSATAARGGGIGG, from the coding sequence ATGGGCAGCAGCGGCGTTCGAGGCCGGCCGCGAGGCCGGGCATGGTTTCCTCTCCTCGCCCTGCTCGGCGCCTCCGTCATTCCGTATCTGCTGGCCGAAGGAATCTATGCGCTGAGCAAGGGCAGCCAGGCCGAGACGAGCCTGGCGTGGTCCTTCTACGCGACCCGCTTCGTGGCCCGGCGTCAGCTCGAGCCCGATCCCCGCGATCCCCTTACGGTGACCATCACCGATCTCTCGCAGATCGAGCCCATGCTCGAGGCGATGAAGGCGAACGGCGTCGGCGTGGGCAACTCGCCGTTCTCGGAGCTGAAGACGCCCGAGGCCTCCATCAACGACGAGAGCGGCGAGTGCCGCCGCCAGAAGCCCAACCTGCGCAAGAAGGTCGGCTTCCTGCGCACCAACCTCTTCAACCCCTTCGACCAGATGACGTTCTTCTACGATGCCGACCGCAAGCTGCCGCCCGAGCTGGAGGCTTTCTTCGCACGCTATGCGTTCCGCACCGTCCTTCACACCACCAACGAACACGGGGAGCGCGTCACGCTGCCGCCGGTGCAGTCGCCTCGAAAGGTCCTGGTGGCCGGCGACAGCGTGGCCAACGGCATCATGCTCGAGGACTCCGAGACGCTGGCCTCGCAGCTGCAGAGCGCCGATCGGGCGCGTCAGTACGTCAACCTCGGCATCTCGCGCGCGGCCGCCGACGACATCGCCTGCGCCATGGACGGAGCGGCCGAGCGCTACCGCGGCAGCCTCGAGGAGCTGCTGTACGTGTTCTGCGAGAACGACTTCGACCCGGAGGCGCGCTACGGGACGCCCGAGGATCTGATCGCCTACCTTCGCGACTACGTCAGGCGCACCGGCATCGCGCGCGTGACGTTCCTGTACATGCCCTACATCTACAACAGCGTTCCCGAGGTCACGCGCCTGCGCGGACACCTGCAGTTCGACTTCCCGACCTATCACGACGAGAAGCGGCGGCTGCTCGCCCTCGCCGCGCAGGAAGGCTTCACCGTCGTCGACTACCTGGATGTCACCAACGAAGAGCGCCAGCGCGCGCAGTCGCAGTTCGCGCCGCTGGCGCTGTACGTCGACCAGACGCACATGTCGCGCGACGGCGTCGCTCGCGTGGTTCCGCGTCTGCTCGGCCGGGGTTCGGCGACCGCCGCGCGCGGCGGCGGAATCGGCGGATGA
- a CDS encoding GNAT family N-acetyltransferase, translating into MIRLETSRLVLREIGRGDFAGIHRYASDARVTRYLRWGPNTEAETMAFIERTLTEQKLRPRPNYHVVIASREDGRILGGCGLMRRLSPQARACEVGYCLAVEEWGRGVASEAVAAIVRFGFQDLGMRRIFALVDPDNVASARVLARNGFELETDPGRRKRWVVHEPCTQALAFVLKRPGAS; encoded by the coding sequence ATGATCCGCCTGGAGACGTCGCGGCTGGTGCTGCGCGAGATCGGCCGCGGCGACTTCGCCGGCATCCATCGCTACGCAAGCGACGCACGCGTCACCCGCTATCTGCGCTGGGGCCCCAACACCGAGGCCGAGACGATGGCCTTCATCGAACGGACGCTGACCGAGCAGAAGCTGCGGCCGCGCCCGAACTATCACGTCGTCATCGCGTCGCGAGAAGACGGCCGCATCCTGGGCGGCTGCGGACTGATGCGACGCCTGAGCCCGCAGGCACGCGCCTGCGAGGTCGGCTACTGCCTGGCCGTCGAGGAGTGGGGCCGCGGCGTGGCCAGCGAAGCCGTCGCCGCGATCGTTCGCTTCGGCTTCCAGGATTTGGGCATGCGGCGCATCTTCGCGCTGGTCGATCCCGACAACGTCGCCTCGGCTCGCGTGCTCGCGCGCAACGGCTTCGAGCTGGAGACCGATCCGGGCCGGCGCAAGCGATGGGTCGTTCACGAGCCGTGTACGCAAGCGCTGGCTTTCGTCCTGAAGCGCCCCGGGGCATCCTGA
- a CDS encoding fumarylacetoacetate hydrolase family protein, with protein sequence MKLATFTHQGTTRIGVVDGQEIVDLAVAAPALPHDMIALLETPGDPLDMVRRAAEAGGTAARIALADVHLEAPVLRPRKFLAIGLNYADHIAETERERPEFPVFFNKQVTCVHGPYDAIVRPRVSRAMDYEGELGFVIGRRCRHVQRERAHEVIAGFLVVNDVTIRDWQRKAPTMTLGKSFDTHGPIGPWLVTGDEVGDPHALELRTFVNGQERQHSNTRHLLFNCYEMIETLSTAFTLEPGDVVSTGTPSGVGYPTRSWLVPGDVVRVEIERIGAIENKVVDET encoded by the coding sequence ATGAAGCTTGCGACCTTCACCCACCAAGGAACGACGCGCATCGGCGTCGTCGATGGCCAGGAGATCGTCGATCTGGCGGTGGCGGCGCCTGCGCTGCCGCATGACATGATCGCGCTGCTGGAGACGCCGGGCGACCCGCTCGACATGGTGCGGCGCGCCGCCGAAGCCGGCGGCACCGCCGCGCGCATCGCTCTGGCCGATGTTCATCTGGAAGCGCCGGTGCTGCGGCCGCGGAAATTCCTGGCGATCGGCCTCAACTACGCCGACCACATCGCCGAGACCGAGCGGGAGAGGCCGGAGTTTCCGGTGTTCTTCAACAAGCAGGTCACGTGCGTCCATGGGCCGTACGATGCGATCGTGCGGCCGCGCGTTTCCCGCGCCATGGACTATGAAGGCGAGCTCGGCTTCGTCATCGGCCGGCGCTGCCGCCACGTCCAGCGTGAGCGCGCGCACGAAGTCATCGCCGGCTTCCTGGTCGTCAACGACGTGACCATTCGCGACTGGCAGCGCAAGGCGCCGACGATGACGCTGGGTAAATCCTTCGACACCCACGGCCCCATCGGCCCCTGGCTGGTCACGGGCGACGAGGTGGGAGATCCGCACGCGCTGGAGCTGCGCACGTTCGTCAACGGGCAGGAGCGCCAGCACTCCAACACCCGCCACCTCCTCTTCAACTGCTACGAGATGATCGAGACGCTTTCGACGGCATTCACGCTGGAGCCGGGCGATGTCGTCTCCACCGGCACTCCGAGCGGCGTCGGCTACCCGACGCGCAGCTGGCTGGTTCCGGGCGACGTGGTGCGAGTGGAGATCGAGCGCATCGGTGCCATCGAGAACAAAGTCGTCGACGAGACATGA
- a CDS encoding ATP-binding protein produces MSDRTQELERVNADLRAQMQSRHELEVAQARLAAIVESSDDAIVGKNLDGIVTSWNRGAQHLFGYTPEEMIGQSILKIIPADRVDEEREILSRLRRHERIDHFETIRRAKDGRLLNVSITVSPIHDSTGTIVGASKIARDITLQKRVEKEREILLANERAARSAAEHASRMKDEFLATLSHELRTPLTAILGWAQILRANEALTAEMSQGLEVIERNTRAQVQLIEDLLDMSRIVSGNIRLDVQPIDLTDVIRAAIDSVAPAAEAKGVRLQSVLDPNAACISGDAARLQQVAWNLLTNAIRFTPRGGRVQVFLERIDSHVELSVVDTGEGIAPDFLPHVFDRFRQADSSTTRRHGGLGLGLSIVRHLVELHGGTVRAHSAGLNKGTTFVVSLPLRVIIQHVERSAGAAAARAAGMQAELPSLRGLRVLVVDDEADARELIARILQDAGAEVATAPSADEGIAAFLQHRPDVVLSDIGMPGEDGYSFVRRLRRLSSEDGGDTPAVALTAFARSEDRRLALMSGFQMHIAKPAEPSELVVVVANLAGRVG; encoded by the coding sequence TTGAGCGATCGCACCCAGGAACTGGAACGAGTCAATGCCGATCTGCGCGCGCAGATGCAGTCGCGGCACGAGCTCGAGGTAGCGCAGGCACGTCTGGCTGCCATCGTCGAATCTTCCGATGACGCCATCGTCGGCAAGAACCTGGACGGCATCGTCACCTCCTGGAATCGCGGCGCCCAGCACCTGTTCGGCTACACGCCCGAGGAGATGATCGGGCAGTCGATCCTCAAGATCATTCCAGCGGACCGGGTTGACGAGGAGCGCGAGATCCTGTCGCGACTGCGGCGCCACGAGCGCATCGATCACTTCGAGACCATCCGCCGCGCCAAGGACGGCCGCCTTCTCAACGTCTCGATCACCGTCTCGCCGATCCATGACTCGACGGGCACCATCGTGGGAGCCTCGAAAATCGCCCGCGACATCACGCTGCAGAAGCGCGTCGAGAAGGAGCGCGAGATCCTGCTGGCCAACGAGCGCGCCGCTCGCAGCGCCGCCGAGCATGCCAGCCGCATGAAGGACGAATTCCTGGCCACGCTCTCGCACGAGCTGCGCACGCCGCTGACGGCCATCCTGGGCTGGGCGCAGATCCTGCGAGCCAACGAGGCGCTCACGGCGGAGATGTCGCAGGGGCTGGAGGTGATCGAGCGCAACACGCGCGCGCAGGTCCAGCTCATCGAGGATCTGCTCGACATGAGCCGCATCGTCTCGGGCAACATCCGCCTCGACGTGCAGCCGATCGACCTGACCGACGTCATTCGCGCCGCCATCGACTCGGTCGCCCCGGCCGCCGAAGCCAAGGGCGTGCGGCTGCAGAGCGTGCTCGATCCCAACGCCGCGTGTATCTCGGGCGACGCGGCACGCCTGCAGCAGGTGGCGTGGAACCTGCTGACCAACGCCATTCGCTTCACGCCTCGCGGCGGCCGCGTGCAGGTGTTCCTGGAGCGTATCGATTCGCACGTCGAGCTGTCCGTGGTCGATACCGGAGAGGGCATCGCGCCCGACTTCCTCCCGCACGTCTTCGATCGTTTCCGGCAGGCCGACTCGAGCACCACTCGCCGTCACGGCGGGCTCGGGCTGGGCCTGTCGATCGTCCGCCATCTGGTCGAGCTTCACGGCGGCACCGTTCGAGCGCACAGCGCTGGCCTGAACAAGGGCACGACATTCGTCGTTTCGCTCCCGTTGCGCGTGATCATCCAGCACGTCGAGCGCAGTGCGGGCGCTGCGGCCGCGCGCGCCGCCGGCATGCAGGCCGAGCTGCCCTCGCTCCGCGGCTTGCGGGTGCTCGTCGTCGACGACGAGGCAGACGCGCGCGAGCTGATCGCGCGCATCCTGCAGGACGCAGGTGCCGAGGTGGCGACCGCGCCATCGGCCGACGAGGGTATTGCCGCCTTCCTCCAGCACCGGCCCGATGTCGTCCTCAGCGACATCGGCATGCCAGGCGAGGACGGCTACAGTTTCGTGCGGCGGCTGCGCAGGCTTTCGAGCGAGGACGGCGGCGATACCCCGGCGGTGGCGCTGACCGCGTTCGCACGTTCCGAGGACCGGCGCCTCGCGTTGATGTCGGGTTTCCAGATGCACATCGCCAAGCCCGCCGAGCCGAGCGAGCTCGTCGTGGTGGTGGCCAACCTCGCTGGGCGCGTCGGCTGA